Proteins from one Oryza sativa Japonica Group chromosome 12, ASM3414082v1 genomic window:
- the LOC136354734 gene encoding AAA-ATPase At3g28580-like — protein MATLETWVGFGSAMAGVGLLWSRMPEHVHEEARYIISSVVPMVMSYFNPYEQITVSEYGEERFRRNKMFDAVSTYLRSACLGSATKLKAKLGNNIGDDPLVILDENQEVVDCLDGARMWWRLYPKASKNTGSTIISMFPGDTDEPRCYRLVFHKRHRQLVLKTYLPGIIRRWRELTAKDRQRLLFTNHSKQGEISMWTSVPYNPPSTFDMLAMDHAKKVEIMDDLRAFQKGKEYHSKVGKAWKRGYLLYGPPGTGKTTMIGAMANFLDYDVYDLDLTSVKDNAELRKLFLDTTDKSIIVIEDIDAIEVELTTKRKGKKMDNSDEVDNNHVLVELSNKTDDKSKVTLSGLLSFVDGLWSACGSERVFVFTTNHVDRLDPALIRPGRMDKHIEMSYCRLDAFKVLAKSYLDITEHSLFGEIGRLLDETDTTPADVADNLMPRGKRNGEISRLIDEIDAPADVAGNHMLRCKRKRDADECLAGLVETLKKAKMESATPPMDTIEEEANKEEQT, from the coding sequence ATGGCGACTCTGGAGACGTGGGTAGGGTTCGGGTCGGCCATGGCCGGCGTGGGCTTGctttggtcccggatgccggaGCACGTCCACGAGGAGGCTAGGTACATCATCAGTAGCGTGGTCCCCATGGTTATGTCCTACTTCAACCCCTACGAGCAGATCACCGTGTCCGAGTACGGCGAGGAGCGGTTCCGGCGGAACAAGATGTTCGACGCCGTCTCCACCTACCTGAGGAGCGCGTGCCTGGGCAGCGCAACCAAGCTCAAGGCCAAGCTCGGCAACAACATCGGGGATGACCCGCTTGTGATTCTAGACGAGAACCAGGAGGTCGTCGACTGCTTGGATGGTGCTCGCATGTGGTGGAGGCTGTACCCCAAGGCCTCCAAGAACACAGGGAGCACCATCATCAGCATGTTCCCCGGGGACACGGACGAGCCGCGGTGCTACAGGCTGGTGTTCCACAAGCGCCACCGCCAGCTCGTGCTCAAGACCTACCTGCCCGGCATCatccggcggtggcgcgagCTAACCGCCAAGGACCGGCAGAGGCTGCTGTTCACCAACCACTCCAAACAAGGGGAGATCAGCATGTGGACCAGTGTCCCGTACAATCCCCCGTCGACGTTCGACATGCTCGCCATGGACCATGCCAAGAAGGTTGAGATTATGGACGATCTCAGGGCGTTCCAGAAGGGGAAGGAATACCACTCCAAGGTCGGCAAGGCGTGGAAGCGGGGCTACCTTCTGTATGGGCCACCGGGCACTGGCAAGACCACTATGATTGGGGCTATGGCCAATTTCCTCGACTACGACGTCTACGACCTCGACCTAACATCTGTCAAGGATAACGCCGAGCTGCGGAAGCTCTTCCTCGATACGACGGACAAATCCATCATCGTTATCGAGGACATCGACGCCATCGAGGTCGAGCTCACTACCAAGCGCAAGGGCAAGAAGATGGACAACAGCGACGAAGTCGACAACAACCATGTGCTGGTCGAGCTTTCCAACAAGACTGATGATAAAAGCAAAGTGACGCTGTCAGGCCTACTCAGCTTCGTCGATGGGCTGTGGTCGGCGTGCGGCAGCGAGAGGGTGTTCGTGTTCACAACGAACCACGTTGACAGGCTCGACCCGGCGCTGATTCGGCCGGGGAGGATGGACAAGCACATCGAGATGTCCTACTGCCGCCTCGATGCCTTTAAGGTGCTGGCCAAGAGCTACCTGGACATCACCGAGCACTCGCTTTTTGGTGAAATCGGGAGACTGCTCGACGAGACCGACACGACTCCGGCAGATGTTGCCGATAACCTCATGCCGCGGGGTAAGAGGAACGGTGAAATCAGTCGACTGATCGATGAGATCGACGCACCGGCAGACGTGGCCGGTAATCACATGCTACGGTGCAAGAGGAAGAGAGACGCGGACGAGTGCCTGGCAGGTTTAGTGGAAACACTGAAGAAGGCCAAGATGGAATCAGCAACACCTCCTATGGACACAATCGAGGAAGAGGCCAACAAAGAGGAACAAACCTAA